GCGTTAAGACCATCAATGCAACAGTGGATGCGATACCGCAGCACCAGCCGGCAATCCGCCGTGAAGTCCGCTTGTGAATTGGGCGAGTCGCTAGTGCAGATGCTTCGTACGGACGGACCAAATTGAACCAGCCCAGGTTTAGGTAGATTGGAAAACGACACCGGCATGAACGACGCGAGTATTGCCTGAACTACGGCGGCTCGTCAAATTGATTGAATATCATCGCGAACGACCGAAGGTGCACCCGAATGGCAATAGCTTGAAAACCATGTTGCGTGACCAATCGCGATCGGGGTTACGACCAGAAGAATAGTTGAACGAATTCAGCGTATTCAGAACCGCCGATCAATTTCGTGCATTCTTCACGCATTTGTCGATCGGCTGATTCGTCGTCCGCTAAATCGCCGTCGTCTGCACATCGCTCGAAAAACACGTCCATTTCACAAAGTGCTGCAACAAGCGACGTTTGATTGGGAGCAGCCATGCACAGCGTTCGGTTAACAATCTCATGATCGTAAAGACAGAGTCTCCCGTCAGCGAGCAGGCAAAGCGCATCGCATTCAAGGACGCCTAGGAACGTGGACGTATCGGGAAGTTTCCAGTACGGGAAACGTTCTGTAGCGGATTCGGTTGGAACAAATTCGAGCACGCCAATTTCGCGAAGCGAGGATTGCCATGCAGCGATTGTGAGATCAATAGCCGGCATATTGAAAGATTCGGCCGCACAACGGAAGGTTTTTGCAAAACCGACGCAACCGAAGCGAAGGTGGATTGAATTGCATTCGACTGTACAATGGGGACGAGGCCTGCACCATGGCGTAGGTATGCCCGTAGGTCCTTAGCGTAAAGACCATGTTATGTGCCCCGGCCCACCGGAGAAGAGCCATGAATCTTAACCTGCCGAGCGAACTCAACGATTTTGTGAAAGGTCTTGTTGCCCAAGGACGTTATAATTCCGAGGAAGATGCCATCGTCGAGGGCATCAAGCTGTTGATGGGGCGCGAGCAATTGCGAGGCGAGATTCAAAAGGGCGTTGAGCAATTGAATGCAGGGGAATTCTACGACGAAGAAGCCGTGTTCGACGAGGTCAACGCAGAGATTGACAAGGTAGAAGCTCAGCAGCAAGGAAGCTGAGGACATGCCGAGACTCCGGTATTCCGCAGAATCGAAAGAAGACCTGAAGCAAATCGCCCGATTCATCGCCCGCGACAAACCCGTTGCCGCTCGAAGGTGGCTAGCAAAGCTGCGTGAAAAGTGTCGTCTCGTCGCCAATCATCCCGACGTCGGCGATGCGCGTCCAGAGCTAGGTGAGAACATTCGATCAACGTATGTTGGCAGCTACGTGATCTTCTTTCGGCACGTTGAAGGGTACCTGGAAATCGTTCGCGTCATTCGTGGTGATGTTGATGATCCAGACATCTAGGGGCACACAACGGAAGGTTTTAACGACACCGCCCTAAACGAAGCGAGCGAGTCTGAACTGCGAAAGATTG
Above is a window of Rhodopirellula halodulae DNA encoding:
- a CDS encoding ribbon-helix-helix domain-containing protein codes for the protein MNLNLPSELNDFVKGLVAQGRYNSEEDAIVEGIKLLMGREQLRGEIQKGVEQLNAGEFYDEEAVFDEVNAEIDKVEAQQQGS
- a CDS encoding type II toxin-antitoxin system RelE/ParE family toxin; the protein is MPRLRYSAESKEDLKQIARFIARDKPVAARRWLAKLREKCRLVANHPDVGDARPELGENIRSTYVGSYVIFFRHVEGYLEIVRVIRGDVDDPDI